One genomic region from Calditrichota bacterium encodes:
- a CDS encoding Crp/Fnr family transcriptional regulator, which yields MDPEQMLTRIGLFRHFSAESIRAIGQICLPKKVHKGQVLFLEGDKAYSLYILASGAVQLYKTAPDGREVVIKVVKPGEMFAEAILFEQERYPASAVALRESTVYLLPKVQFHCLLEQERFRNEFIGNLLKKLRFLTEQMAQRSAADVEERLWCFLEEQFGCSTRVVSPIPKKTVAAAIGATPETLSRVLRRLQRQGKLRWERRVIEIDPSVWKERQRRA from the coding sequence ATGGACCCCGAGCAGATGCTCACCCGTATCGGTCTTTTTCGGCACTTCTCCGCGGAAAGCATTCGCGCCATCGGGCAGATCTGCCTTCCTAAGAAGGTGCACAAGGGGCAGGTCCTTTTCTTGGAGGGGGACAAGGCCTACTCGCTCTACATTCTTGCCAGCGGCGCCGTCCAGCTTTACAAGACCGCTCCTGACGGACGTGAGGTGGTGATCAAGGTAGTCAAACCTGGCGAGATGTTCGCGGAGGCCATCCTCTTCGAACAGGAGCGGTACCCGGCGAGTGCGGTGGCCTTGCGGGAAAGCACTGTCTACCTCCTGCCCAAGGTACAGTTTCACTGTTTGTTGGAGCAAGAACGTTTTCGGAACGAGTTCATCGGCAACCTCCTCAAGAAGCTCCGTTTCCTGACCGAGCAGATGGCGCAGCGCTCGGCGGCAGATGTAGAGGAGCGCCTCTGGTGCTTCTTGGAAGAGCAGTTTGGGTGCAGCACGCGGGTGGTCTCGCCGATTCCCAAGAAAACCGTCGCGGCGGCAATTGGTGCTACACCGGAGACCCTTTCCCGGGTATTGCGCAGGCTGCAGCGCCAGGGCAAACTACGTTGGGAACGGCGGGTGATTGAAATCGACCCGAGCGTATGGAAAGAGCGACAACGGAGGGCTTAA
- a CDS encoding cupin domain-containing protein — MSSLQHEVPEWPADLTGLVQYQPAAIVSRAIVQAAGGSVTLFAFDEGQHLSEHTAPFDALVHVLEGAARVVISGVAHRVEAGQAILMPANKPHAVQAQQRFKMVLTMIRS; from the coding sequence ATGAGCTCTCTGCAACATGAAGTGCCAGAATGGCCCGCTGATCTGACGGGCCTGGTGCAGTACCAGCCTGCAGCCATCGTGAGCAGGGCCATAGTGCAGGCCGCAGGTGGATCGGTGACCCTGTTTGCTTTTGATGAGGGGCAACATCTGAGCGAGCACACCGCTCCCTTTGATGCATTGGTGCACGTGTTGGAGGGTGCGGCGAGGGTCGTCATCAGTGGAGTTGCTCACCGGGTGGAGGCTGGACAGGCCATCCTCATGCCGGCCAACAAGCCGCATGCCGTCCAGGCCCAGCAGCGCTTCAAGATGGTGCTGACGATGATAAGGTCTTGA
- a CDS encoding hemerythrin domain-containing protein, which produces MKPTESLIEEHRLILTVLEAAEREATRIEATAQVDHSRLEQLLDFFRSFADACHHRKEEEHLFKLLERKPPLRAPVTVMLQEHEMGRGFLRRVQEGLVAWAQGDPAGAVQVVEGFRSYAELLRAHIDKENQVLFPMADRVLTRAEQAQLVSAFERVEKDEIGEGVHEKYHRMAHELAERKP; this is translated from the coding sequence ATGAAACCCACAGAATCGCTCATCGAGGAACATCGGCTGATCCTCACGGTGCTGGAAGCGGCAGAGCGGGAAGCAACGCGCATCGAAGCGACTGCCCAGGTCGACCACTCCCGTCTCGAGCAGCTGCTGGATTTCTTCCGCAGCTTTGCCGACGCATGCCACCATCGTAAGGAGGAAGAGCATCTTTTCAAGCTCCTGGAGCGGAAACCACCGTTGCGCGCGCCTGTGACGGTGATGCTGCAGGAACATGAGATGGGCAGGGGGTTCCTGCGCAGGGTCCAGGAAGGCCTGGTGGCCTGGGCGCAGGGAGATCCTGCGGGCGCCGTGCAGGTGGTGGAGGGCTTTCGGAGCTACGCGGAGCTCTTACGGGCGCACATTGACAAGGAAAACCAGGTGCTGTTTCCCATGGCCGACAGGGTTCTTACCCGGGCGGAGCAGGCGCAGCTTGTCTCTGCGTTCGAGCGAGTGGAGAAAGATGAGATCGGCGAAGGGGTGCACGAGAAGTACCACCGCATGGCGCATGAGCTGGCCGAGCGTAAGCCCTGA
- a CDS encoding 4Fe-4S binding protein: MKRKIITIDEDKCTGCGLCIPNCPEGALQIIDGKARLVSDLFCDGLGACIGHCPEGAITVVEREAGEYDERAVMATIVAKGPATVKAHLKHLADHGQEEYLHTALAYLREHDLPIPADVALATQPPAGCPGSRPLGFAPSAEEAPGGPQPSRLKQWPVQLHLIAPRTPHFQSSDFLLVADCVAYAMGDFHRQYLRGRTLAIACPKLDEGQEIYLEKLRVLIDEAKIKSLTVMVMQVPCCSGLVRLALRAAEEARRKIEVNYIVVGLRGEVLQQDKLAPGTLQRRAAG, translated from the coding sequence GTGAAGCGCAAGATCATCACCATCGACGAGGACAAGTGCACTGGCTGCGGCCTGTGCATCCCCAACTGTCCGGAAGGGGCGCTGCAGATCATCGACGGGAAGGCGCGTCTGGTGAGCGACCTTTTCTGCGATGGTCTCGGAGCCTGCATCGGTCATTGTCCGGAGGGGGCGATTACCGTGGTCGAGCGAGAAGCAGGGGAGTACGACGAGCGCGCGGTCATGGCCACCATCGTGGCCAAGGGGCCCGCCACCGTCAAGGCGCATCTCAAGCACCTGGCAGACCATGGCCAAGAGGAGTATCTGCACACGGCCCTTGCTTATCTGAGGGAGCATGACCTGCCCATCCCGGCTGATGTGGCGCTGGCGACGCAGCCACCGGCTGGCTGCCCGGGATCCCGTCCCCTGGGTTTTGCGCCCAGTGCCGAGGAAGCTCCTGGTGGACCCCAGCCTTCGCGACTCAAGCAATGGCCTGTGCAGCTGCACCTCATCGCGCCGCGTACCCCCCATTTCCAGAGCAGCGATTTTCTCCTGGTGGCGGACTGTGTGGCCTACGCGATGGGCGATTTCCACCGCCAGTACTTGCGCGGACGCACCCTCGCCATCGCCTGCCCCAAGTTGGACGAGGGACAGGAGATCTACTTGGAGAAACTACGCGTGCTCATCGACGAGGCGAAGATCAAGTCCCTGACGGTGATGGTCATGCAGGTGCCGTGCTGCAGTGGCCTGGTGCGCCTAGCGCTGCGTGCAGCTGAGGAAGCGCGACGGAAGATCGAGGTTAACTACATCGTGGTCGGCCTGCGGGGCGAAGTGCTGCAACAGGACAAATTGGCCCCGGGTACCTTGCAACGCCGCGCCGCCGGATGA